The Osmerus eperlanus chromosome 25, fOsmEpe2.1, whole genome shotgun sequence DNA window GAGGAGTCTGCCAAGGGTGCCGGAAGACTACAGGCCAAGATGATAggacatacctctctctctgtctctctctccctctctctcacactcccgctctgtctccctttctctctatatctttctccctctctctctctctctctctctccacctttccctctctatctcacactccctccctccctccctctctctctctctctctctctctctctctctttttttttattcctgCTCTTTCCCTCCAAAGTTTCCCCAaacatttctttgtttttttaatgttaTGAAATGACTGGTGAAACGTACGGAACTCCGTCTTCTTTGTCGAAAAGGCGCCACGTGAATCTGCAGCGCCGGTTTGACGTGGGAACCTGTAGTTTATCTCATCTGAGACGACTCTTTCCGACCCCTCGCGTTTAGCGATTTTAGGATCCTTtctcacgttctctctctctccttcgagGGGGATTTGATGGTCCTGGCACTGCGGAGCCACGTAaggacagccaatcagacacgtacaacattgtgcacatgcCTTAAAGTAAGGAAGTACATTTGCTGTAGGTTTAATGTGGTAGCACGTTCAAGAGCATAATAGCTGACAGGCTTTCAGCCTCTCGTGCGGTGAACATTTCTGTGAAGACAAAGAGGAAGAAGACTTGGGTGAATATTTATACATTATGTACATCCTGCTCTGCTGAGACCTCTCACACAGAGCCGGACTACACTGTTTTATACATTCAATTGTTCGAAATTGTAACATAGTAAAAATAGTCCTTTTAATTTAGCTAGAGATGAATAATACAATATGTACCTCCTGAATAGCGAACACTGTATGTTAGGGTGTTCGTGGGCTTGAAGTACACCCTTTACAGACACAACCAGACACTTGTAAGTGTGAAGTAAATAGATGGACTCAGCACTGTCTGTTCCCCATTGCATCAAACCACACACAGCTAAAGTTAATTTTGTCCTCCAGAGTTTTTACCCCGACTACTAATATTAACAACAACAATGACATGACGactatttttcctttttttcctcaGGCCAACCACACCAAGTTATGAGTATGACAAATTTTCTTTTGAAAAATACTAAATATTAGAATAAACGCCTATCAAAATCTCAAGCCCGGATGCATAATTCAAGATTTTCATTGGACATATTACAATGGTGTCAGCAGTGCCTTTCCTGCCTTTCCTGATAGCTGTGACTTCTTCTAGTAAAGAACCTCCTGAGGTGCTGATAACAGGTTGCTTTGTGCagctgtaggggggggggggggggagggagggagggagggagggagggagggagggccaaAAGTTTCTAATCTTGACAGAATAAGAGACCTAGGAAGTGTATATGCAATTTACTTCAACAAACAGATACAGTATGATAGCAACTCAAGGTGTGTCTGTTACGACGCGTGTAAACATACCTGCTCAGATGAACCAGATGAAAGGTTTCCAGGGGTCACAGTTATGTATGTTGATAGCCAAAAATATTTAAGTGTCTGCTTTTCATTTCATGTTGTGTGATTCATGTTAATGTGCGGCAGTTAAGAGGAACATCTAGGATAGATTGTTAATTTGTTAgatattttcctttttttttatgaTCCAAAAACTATTTCACTGTGGTACATGACTGAACTCATATTTCCCCCAAAGGCATAAGAGGTATTACCTTTATGTACTAGAATTATATTTGTTTCTTTTAAGATTAGGTTGTCATGGACAGTTGCTAGATGTGAACTTCCACTTTAACTCTGATAACAGCTTTGCGGTTGAATCAATAACAGCTTTGCAAAAATTATCAGCCGGTGTGGTTATAATCTCACAGCCATCCTGAAGTGTGAAATATTCTAGTCAGAATTTTTACAAGCACACCTTTACAGTACATTAATAATTTGTGTTCCATGTCCCTGTTGCTAAGTTCATAGGTGGCTGGCAGCCATTACAAGTTAAGGACTTCCAATGTACCATAAACATATATTTTTCTAGGTTGTGCAACAAAAATTAAATAAGTCTTTATAATGCAAGAAGTAAATCGGTAAGATCTATATTTTTGACACAGGCTTTAAATGAAAGAGTCTTGCTTTCCTTGCCAGGCTGGGTGTCACATTTGAATGTATTTTGTATGGAATGAATGTCATGTGATCATACCCAATAAATTAAATTAACATAGTTGTGGATGATGGTTTCAAATCGACATGCATTGACATGGCTTCTGTTTGAAGGTGAGTGGATTGTGGAAGATTGACAACAATAAATGCAGAAGATATGATTTAAATGTTTATTGTTTATGGATAAGATGCCAGCTGATTATTAAACGATCACTGTTTATTGATCAGATTACAGTTGATTATTCTGTTTATTTCAAGGTTCAGTTTCCGGTTCTATACAACACAGTGCAACACAGAACTGTCTCAAACTAAACCAGCCTTACAAAACCTGTCATTGAAATCatgttaaacacactcacagaaaaaTCATTCTTGTGGTACTTGGAGAGTTTTCTATCCCagttgtcatttacatttatgcatttagcagatgattttatccaaagcgacttccacgagagagctttacaaaagtgcacaggtcactgatcataacaatgagatagccccaacattgcgagcagccaaaatatgaagcatacattgtgaaaaaacaaataagtgccattTGAGATTGAGTGTGTCTTATCTGGGTTTGTGATGACCTGTCTGCTCAGCTGATGAGCACACGACTCACAGAGCAGGACTCTGTGTTACATTTCACAGTACAAATGTAATTACAGCAAAACATGACAGGCGTACGATTGGTGGTGTGCAGTCCTGGGCACCAGGAGATGCAGGCTCCTGTCAGTCAGCACACCAAAAGAGAGTGAGATTGACCAACAGAGACATtgacaaaaaaaactttttaacCACATTTGTCCGGAGGATAAAAAATTGCTGTCATTTGCTGCATCTTCAATTTAAgcttgtgtgacgtgtgtgagcTCTGTGTTTTCTGTACTTCCTCGTTTGACGATCCAAGGGGTCCGTAATACTGTGTGATTTTTAAGTAGTAAACACATACATGAAAACCTAATACTAAACCAGGGTTtgaggggaagaagggggggggactgtATTTATCCTTCAGATTAATTAACTGTTCTATCAGTGCAGTGAATTTTATGCCTTAATTGTTTTAGATTTAACTTTATTAATTGTCGCTGTCAATCATTCTAGCAGTGCAATGCTTAGTGCAAAGTTATTTGAGAAGAGCtccacaaaacctttttttcgtGGATGTGAATCAGACATTTGTAGAATGTCTGGAATCCCCCTGCGATGAAGATGTTCTTTTAGAGGTTCTGGATTTCCCCGAAAGCATTTTCAATCCTGGACAGGAAGCTCCAGCACTTGTCCTTAAAGTCGTTTCCCATGAAAGCGTAGAGAAATGGGTTCAGGCAACTGTTGAGACTGGCCAGAACCACAGAAACCCTCAGCCCTTGCTGAACAATCTGTAGTTTGAACTTGATTTCCATCAGAGAGAAAACATGGTAGGGCAGCCAGTTTATGAAGAAAGTGACGATGAGGGCCGTCATCACCTTGAAGGGCTTTGAGGACCTGGTCATGTGATTGGTCTGTAGTTTGATGATAATGACTGAATAGCACAGGCTGATAATGACTATAGGTAACACAAACCCAACGACTAAACGATTCACAACGatggctgtgtggctgttggAGAGCAGTTCGTACCTTAAGACACATATTAAGACTTGTTCTCTAGGTGAAAGGATTACATCTCGAAAAATGAGAGCAGGTACGCTGATGATGATCGACATGACCCAGGCTAGGAACACCGCTATCATCACCCGTTTGAGCGTGCGGTTGTTCTGACCCCACACTGGGAACGCGACCATCACACAGCGGTCGACGCTGACGATGACCAGGAGGAAGATGCTGCTGTACATGTTTACAAACGTCGCGAAAGAGGCGAACTTGCACATAAAAAGGCCAAAGATCCACCTCTTGTGTACCATGTGGACGATGTTGAAGGGTACACAGGAACAgaacatgaggtcagagatGGCTAGGCTGAGGTAACACATGGTGTTCACTGTCTTCTTCATTTTGAAACCAGCAATCCAGATAACTGCGGTGTTgccacagacccccagcacgaAGATAAGCACATAGACCAGCACAAGTGTCACGCAACCAACCTCGGAACATCTCTGTATTGGTGGAGGAACCGGGGTTTCATCAGAATAATCATAGTATGGTGTTGTTGATTCATGCAGGCCTATCTCTGTTGTCATTGTGCTTTGTTTTCAGTTcacataaaacaaacaaataactaGAATTAGCCTCTCATAGATCTTGtatgtaatctaatgtcaccCCACGCTAATTAGTtttaaagagagacaggcgtTTACCTTGTTCAGCGAGAGAGTCTGATGCAGAAATGAaatacaggaggaggagggtgatttAGTGACCAACCACTCTTGTCGGTTTCCTTTTAGAGAGATAGCTTTTTATGGTGTTGAGTTTTTTTTGTgttaaaaaaagaaggaaattaCACATTTCCTCTCTAAGAAATCTAGTGTATTGATGTACAATAAAAGAATTATGACCTTGCAGTTCTCTCAATACCACAGTGTACAGCACAGTTGAAGAGAAGTAGTTATACTTATTATGCCAGTCCAATTTAGCCCGGCCCACAAAATTTGGTCTTgccatattctgactagaattatgagtatgacaacgtcaggctattacttatatacaacattaatacagacaaacacagtagAAACACAATACATTTTGCAATTATTTAGAACAAATATTTGGATGGGCGATTAAACAGATTTGAAATGTGTTAAAATGGTTTATCGTATTAAATTATAAATTTCAAAAAGCAACAGGATTAGGGTTAATATAGAGCTGTTATAGTTGATAAAAATgtcaacaaatatttttttacttgAATAATTGATACTGATACAATCAAGTCAGTCAAGTTCTCATCCTAAATATAAGTAACACTTTACAATTAAGGCTACATTAGtgtaaagtgttgctatgtagttactGTATAGTCAACACAACCTTTGAAAACAGTTGCCTCTTTAATATAtttctttatatatattttttttacaggaATTGAAAAtagcccaaccccccccccccctttctgctGAGTGTGCAGTACAATGTGTACTGCAGTGTGTCTCTTGGTTAAGATGTTTAGATGTGTGTGGAGCCCCTCCCATCCATGGAGCTGGACCGGGACAGATAGCGGCTGGtggtcctgccctcctcccccatggCGTTAGCCATCTTGGACAGCATAGAGCTTCTGAACTTCTGCTTGAAGTCGTTCCCCATGAACACGTACAAAACAGGGTTCAGGAAGCTGTTGGCCGTGGCTACGGTGGTGCCCACCTGCAGTCCGATGTGGATGACCTCGGGGTCGTACAGGTGGAGCTGCCTCTCCAGCAAGACAAACACGTGGTAGGGAAGCCAGCACAGAAAGAAGGTGGCGATGAGGGCGCTCATCACCTTGAAGGGCTTGGAGGACCTGGTCATCCGGTTGGTTCTCagtctgatgatgatgatggagtaGCACACCATGATGAAGAGGAAGGGCAGCACGAAGCCGGAGAGGAACCGGGTCACGGCGACCGCCTGGTGGCTGTGCGGGCCCCGGTACCTGTTTAAGCACACTGTCCTCCCAGGGTGCTCCGCCGTGTCGCGGAACACCAGGGAGGGAACGCTCAGGCCACCGGCCAGCAGCCAGGACACCACGACAACGACCGAAGCCTTCCGGTTGGTGCGATGGTTCTGCGCCCACACAGGGAACACAACAGACAGGCAGCGGTCAGCGCTGATGACCACCAAGAGGAAGATGCTGCTGAACATGTTCAGGAACAACACGAAAGACGTGAGTTTGCACATGACCACCCCGAAGATCCAGTCCTCGGTGGCCATGTTTGTGATGTTGAACGGTAGGCAGGCGCAGAACAGGAAGTCCGAGACTGCCAGACTGAGGTACCAAGTGGTGTTTACGGTCCTCTTCATCTTGAAACCGGCGATCCAGATGACTACGGCGTTGCCACTGACACCCAGCAGGAACATGAGCACATTGACAAACAACAGGGTGGCACATGACATCTCCTTGAAACAGGTCTTGTTGTTTTCATAATCAAATTCGTGAACTGTGAAGTTGAGATCGGTGTAGTTGTAATCGTAATCTTGGTCATAGTGATTGTAGATTATGTTGCTGTCCTCCATCTTCAGtgtttaaagaaaaaaaaacacttgtggCTTCAAATCCTGTTAAGAAAGAGTTGTTCATAGGAATACATAATTTAAGTCACGATTCAATAATGATCAGATTTCATGAATTATATAGTATTTCTTGTACTCAAAGCATGTAAAATGAAATACTTATCAATATCTAAGTATTATGAACATATATGATTCTACATGGTTGCACTCCTTGGAAGATATTCAATCAAATAATACCTAAATTCCGCATATAATTCAATTCTTCATTCGCCAACAAGAGTTGATCTTCAATAAGGTTACATTTATCAGTTGGATTGACATTATAAAAGACAAAATCTCAAAAGCAGCTATTACATTTACAACAATCACCGCAGAAAATGGAACAGACGGTTACCTTTAAAGTCACTCAGCAGGGGCGATGCACAGTGTTCAGACTAACCTCTCACCGGCTATGATCTCACTTATGTTTCAAGAAAAACCTTCCGCTTTTGAGGCAGGAAGGCTTGACGATTGGGCAATGTGGGCCAGCATTCTCCATCCTATCAGCTTCTTTCACTTCTCAGTTATTAGAATGAAACCCATCGGTTTTATGAACTTTCACACCGGTGTGAGACCTGTGCGAGGTGTTCATCGCATCAGCCTGGTTGCTTGAATGTGTTTGCAGGGTTTGATAGCATGGATATATTATATTCTGTTAGTCTGTTTTGTTCAATCCTTTGTCtttatattttactgttgtCTTGTTCTGCTTCCTCACACTTGTAAAGCAACTTTGGGTATTGAGAAAAGcgctataaaaaaataaataataattattattattattattatggagACACACTGGGCTGTGTTGACGGCTATCCCACACACTCAACATGGGCTGTATGTCCGAGaaaaaacaggaagaggaattcAGTAGAATTGATCACAGGTCAAACTGCTTTGTTCGCACTTCTTTGATGGTCTTGTGATGGGGTTGTACATGTATTGTTTACTATAAAAAAGCAAACATACTGATGTATGTTacagatacatacacatacaggccTGTATTTGGTAGACAGATCTCATGGTTATAGCAAACGCTTTCCATGCGTACGAGTCGTTGACCAGGCCCTGCCACTTCTTTGTTTGCTGCAAAGTGTTTGAATATTTCAGTGCAGCTTCCATAACCCCCAAGTGGCAGGGCTGTCTGACCCACTTTCAGGCTCTTCACCAAAGTCACTTTCACCTCTCTGAGCACAGAGCCTGGCTCGTGTGCCCAGCAGATCCCATTTCCTAATGAAGCACTGGCTATAAATAATCAAAGGCTAAACATGCAAGACAATACTGTGGCTGGCCTTCCTCCTCCAGGAGACAGGATGCTGGTCTTGTTTCCAGTGGAAAAGAGCTGTTAAATCATGTCTCTGTTTGAACATGAACTGCTTGTCCTAAATCAAGCTGTGAcaaaatcaaaatatatacacaaGATATGTATATACGTAACAAAAATATGTTAATATTTAAATGCAAACAAAACCTGGACGTAATAGCACAGTGGAACAAGCACTGGAAAATATAAAACTGCGATTTGGTCAAGACGACCGTGGCTCCGTGAGGCCTATCCAGGCCCCTGCTGACACAGAAGCCTACCGTTCctgctgaggaggaagaggagaaatgtGGAGCGTAGATGTGAAGGACGCCACCCCTCAAACACTCTTCCAATGTCAGACCACACAGTCAAACAGCCGGAGCCACATGCGTAAATGTCACTGAAGACACATTCTTGTTGTGGTAGAGAAGCCAGTGCTTGGTGCAGTGTATGGAATATTCCTTTTTAAGCCTACAAATGTGCACGTTTTCTGGCTtcaacagacatacacatgcacacacacacagacacaaacaaacaaacacacagttatACAGTTGTGAGAGGCGGGACCAAGGCTTGTCAAtcatctatctctcttcctcatgaGCTCATCTCTGTTTCCCCCCATCATCTACCCAGTTCCTCTGTTTGCTCAACCTTGAAGAACACCTCACAGTTTTCTCTTTTGCAACGCTTGACAGGACAGGTCACTAACTACCATGTCATGAAATAGCATCTCATATAGCAACAACATTGTACTTCCAGAGGTACTTCTGTAGTGTAGTTGGCTGATATTAAGAGTTAGGGGTTAAGGCTTTTACATGTGTCAGAAGGCACAGtatggggcaggggggtgaggggatattGTGAAGGGACAGTTGAAGGTTGTGTAAAACAAGATGTTAAAATCTACCACTTACCCATGGaaaaccccaccacccccataccaagtttcacttTGTACTCGAAACCGTGAAGAAATGTGACAACATAGCAGTGTTACCTTCAACTGaccctttacaacatccacttacTCCTTACACTCCTCTCCCATGCTGTTTCCTCTAACACTTCTCTAATGTACTTAATATACTTCCCACACCACTAACACTGGATACCAACTGCAATGTTGTTGCTGTAAGTGTTGTCATTTAATTACACATTGGGTGAAGTAACCTTAATGTGAAGTGCTGCAGTGTAGTTACATGGCCGTTAGGTAGCCTTAGTTCAAAGTGTtgctgtggtggtgtggtgttaAAGGCACCCGTCATGTAAAGCGTTGCCCAGCGAGGACATCAGAGCTCCTCTTCCTCAGGGTCGCTGTCGTTCTTGGCCGGCGTCGCCCGACAACCTCTCTCCACCAGCATTCTCCCGTCCGGTCGCCCCTCCGGGGTCGTGAACAAGACCTCCAGTTCCTCCAGTGAAACCTAGCCTCTCTTAAGGGAGCCTCCTCGAGTTCCTCCCATCCTGCCCTGAAACACCTATCAGGTTCCAGCCCTGTCTGTTACCACGGTATTCGGAGTGTGTTTTTCCCTCACTTGAGTGCTCCACCTGCATGGAAGAGCCCTGGATAAAACCCATTATGAAGATTAGAGTGGAGAGGATGTGCATTAGGGGCCTCAGCAAAAATCCAGCCAACCTGAAATCCAGCTGAAAATGCAGATGAAATGAAAGGATATTACTtacttttttttgtaaatgGATGGTGATCAAATGTAGTGGTAACCTCTGGAGTGCAGGAATGACATTAATCTCAGACAATCATGTATTAGGGTTTCTCCATGTCTCTTTTATTGTACTCCTGATCTCCGACAGCTGTGCAGCTTTCAGTGGATTTAACTGTTGGTTGTAGCAGTAACTGAGGATGGAcccactgtgtctctctctctccccccccctatctctctctctctccctctttatctctctctccctctttatctctctctccctatctctctctctctccctctttctctctccctttctctctccccctctctctctctctgtttctctcacagactgactgacagcccgcagactccatcactctctcttcctgacacacacacacacacacacacacaggcatcacaCTGTCTGTTTTACACCCAGAGGATGTGACTTGGCACTGTGCCAACTGTCATAAGCACAGATGGGCCAACATGGCTGCGAGTTCAATCTTTTCATTAATGAGCTTCAACCACCCTGTTAGGAAAGGGGAGCCAGGGAAGGCCAGTGGAACCATGCCCTACGTCGACTCTGACAGTACTGTCTGGTGTTCTGGACTCTGACAGTACTGTCTGGTGTTCTGGACTCTGACAGTACTGTCTGGTGTTCTGGACCCCATCCCTCGTCTGTTTACTGCACAGTGACCAGGAAGTCACCCCTAAACCTCCAGTTGAGCTTTGTGTACTTTGCTCGACAGTTATTTGTCAGCGTGAGATTTTTCTCTCGTTGAGTCTGCTGTTgttcggagagggagagggggaagggcaggggggggggtgtggtggaCTTGGAAGgatgcaggtctgtgtgtgtctcagtttaCATGGCAGCAGCACAGGTCACAAGGAGGTGAGCAGAGGACTTATCCACAGGACAGCTGAAACGTCTAATGAGTTTATATTTACACATCTCTGCCACTGCTTGCTCATACTAAGAGAATGCAGATGAATGGCTGTTCTCATTCACTCCCTGCTGTCTTGGTAACCAGACAATATGCTGAGGAGAAACCTTTCAACAGGTTTCAACTCAGGTGACCCAGACTGAAATCCCAAAGGCAAGGCTCGTAAAACCCTTCAATCTACAGCAAACAGACGCACATTAGCCATCCTCGTTTACACTGGGGATTAAGACAATCTCATATCAACACTGTTTTTATATCTCAACAAGTGATTTCAGCTGCCTGTCCACAAACATTTCCCAGTAGAGCCGGCTGGCATTTGGATTAAGGAAATTAAACCAATAAGACAAATTCATGAATCATGTAGCCATGATAATCCAATATTGCCCTGGCCCTGTGGTTTTATGTGATCATCTTTATGGCATCTAAATCCAGTTAAACCTATCAGGAACGTCCAATGCCACGAAGAAGTCAATTAGTGTCTCAAATCCTTGGAGAAACCTCAACTGAAGAGGGGGGTCACTGTAATGGAATCAGAGTTTGATACGATTATAGCCTACTGGACGACGGCGGTTGCCGTTCTGACTGTGACAACGTTAATGTCACGTTAGTCTTCCCTGCTGTCGCAGACACACCTGGTTGAGCGTCACGCACAGGCAACATACGACACGTGAAAGCGAATCAGCGAGGTGCTGAAGGGACGCAATGGTTTCTGTGATGTCGCTCACCTCCTGGGTTCTTCCGAGCAGGTTTTCAGGGTGGGGAGAGCGGAAAACGTTGTGAATCTGAGGCTGACTGGAGCCTCTCTGCAGATGTCTCTCTTTAGAAATCGAGCCAGATCTCCAATCTTTGCACCCCGATGGATCAACGGGAATGCTGTCCTcggaaatccccccccccccccccttgagaCCGATGTTCCAATAACAGAGGCCTCTAATCCTGTATCAGTTTGTGAATGCCATGTCTAATCATTTTGCACCTCGGCTGTTCATTTATTCTAACTCAGTGTTCTGATTCATTAAGGCTTTAAATGACTCATCCTTTGAGTCATTCTAATCCCCCCAGTCATTCAACACTAATAATCTTACTGACACAATAATGTCCTGGGGACGTTTTCCAGAGCAAACTATTCGACATGCTGTGGTCCAGATCAACACCCATATTTGCAGCAGGGGGTTCTCATGTTTGTCCTGACTGAGGGtccgtttaggaaataattcgGACTGTATGAAacccacacacattcctcatacTTCAGTGCACCGTGAACACTGCATGTGCTGATACGATGGGCCGTGTTTTGGGGCGAGTGCACTTCTCACAGAGCCAAGTAGCCTCATCTCTCTTTGTCATTTTCAGAGTCACGCGCGGCCTCAGGCCAGCTGGGGCAGATGCCATGTGCCCGGATGTGTGCAGAGCTTCTGGAGCTGAACGAGCCCTGACACCACAGTTGTGGAGCCTGACAGGCCAACTTTGCGACTAACCGCCCTCAAGCCATGCAGATGTGGCTCAGGGCACGCGCTGCTAAACAGCTGCAGTTCTGGGGCGCACCAGC harbors:
- the LOC134012180 gene encoding chemerin-like receptor 1, whose translation is MTTEIGLHESTTPYYDYSDETPVPPPIQRCSEVGCVTLVLVYVLIFVLGVCGNTAVIWIAGFKMKKTVNTMCYLSLAISDLMFCSCVPFNIVHMVHKRWIFGLFMCKFASFATFVNMYSSIFLLVIVSVDRCVMVAFPVWGQNNRTLKRVMIAVFLAWVMSIIISVPALIFRDVILSPREQVLICVLRYELLSNSHTAIVVNRLVVGFVLPIVIISLCYSVIIIKLQTNHMTRSSKPFKVMTALIVTFFINWLPYHVFSLMEIKFKLQIVQQGLRVSVVLASLNSCLNPFLYAFMGNDFKDKCWSFLSRIENAFGEIQNL
- the LOC134012174 gene encoding chemerin-like receptor 1, whose product is MEDSNIIYNHYDQDYDYNYTDLNFTVHEFDYENNKTCFKEMSCATLLFVNVLMFLLGVSGNAVVIWIAGFKMKRTVNTTWYLSLAVSDFLFCACLPFNITNMATEDWIFGVVMCKLTSFVLFLNMFSSIFLLVVISADRCLSVVFPVWAQNHRTNRKASVVVVVSWLLAGGLSVPSLVFRDTAEHPGRTVCLNRYRGPHSHQAVAVTRFLSGFVLPFLFIMVCYSIIIIRLRTNRMTRSSKPFKVMSALIATFFLCWLPYHVFVLLERQLHLYDPEVIHIGLQVGTTVATANSFLNPVLYVFMGNDFKQKFRSSMLSKMANAMGEEGRTTSRYLSRSSSMDGRGSTHI